The proteins below are encoded in one region of Phaeodactylum tricornutum CCAP 1055/1 chromosome 3, complete sequence:
- a CDS encoding predicted protein gives MSTFIACTTYLAYATFIFVGHVRDFFAWFLGRGRFVRVASDFPGDDWSRFAPLLKSWEDFYFRRIYIRVQDAFNRPIASKPGSHIDVLERVSDDAQKSMHAPDGSVCRQCLNLGSYNYLGFADDWHVTCARDVMASLQDFSVSTSSARNEYGTTALHRQVETTVARFLGKEDAICLNMGFNTNATTIPSLVGRGDLLISDELNHTSIVNGARASGAAIRVFKHNSIIDLEATLKQAIILGRPRTRRPWNKILVIVEGIYSMEGEYCDLRGVVDVCKKYGAYIYLDEAHSIGATGATGRGCTEFAGVDTADVDILMGTFTKSFGAMGGYVAADRATIQHLRNTCAASSCHNALSPVVCQQVLTAFKVIMGEDGTNIGKQKLQSLRDNSNYFRMRLEEMGLQVLGQYDSPVMPIMLYNPCKIAAFSRECYKRGLAVVVVGFPAVPLLLSRARFCISAGHAREDLDRALAEIDEIAEVLKLRYARSFCG, from the exons ATGTCGACCTTCATCGCCTGCACCACCTACTTGGCCTACGCGACCTTTATCTTTGTCGGGCACGTCCGTGACTTCTTTGCCTGGTTCCTGGGACGCGGTCGTTTTGTGCGGGTCGCTTCCGATTTCCCCGGGGACGACTGGTCGCGCTTTGCGCCGCTCCTCAAGTCTTGGGAAGACTTTTACTTCCGCCGGATCTACATCCGCGTGCAAGACGCCTTTAATCGTCCCATTGCCTCCAAACCGGGATCGCACATTGACGTACTCGAACGTGTCTCGGACGACGCCCAAAAGTCTATGCAC GCGCCCGACGGTAGCGTTTGTCGGCAGTGCCTAAACCTGGGCTCTTACAATTATTTGGGCTTTGCCGATGATTGGCATGTGACCTGTGCACGGGACGTCATGGCTTCGCTTCAAGACTTTAGCGTCTCCACCAGTAGTGCCCGGAACGAATACGGCACTACCGCCCTGCATCGCCAAGTCGAAACCACCGTGGCACGATTTTTGGGAAAGGAAGACGCCATTTGCCTCAATATGGGTTTCAATACCAACGCCACTACTATTCCTTCGTTGGTTGGGCGCGGAGATTTGCTCATTTCCGATGAACTCAATCACACCAGTATCGTCAACGGCGCGCGTGCCTCGGGTGCCGCCATTCGAGTTTTCAAGCACAACAGTATTATCGATCTGGAGGCAACGCTCAAGCAAGCGATAATTTTGGGGCGTCCCCGGACTCGCCGGCCCTGGAACAAGATTCTCGTTATTGTGGAAGGTATTTACAGTATGGAAGGCGAATATTGCGACTTGCGCGGTGTCGTGGACGTGTGCAAGAAATACGGTGCCTACATTTATTTAGATGAAGCTCATTCGATCGGAGCGACGGGTGCCACCGGACGAGGCTGCACCGAGTTCGCCGGGGTAGACACGGCCGATGTGGATATCCTTATGGGTACCTTTACCAAGTCCTTCGGGGCGATGGGTGGATACGTGGCCGCCGACCGCGCCACCATTCAACATTTGCGCAACACGTGCGCTGCCAGTTCATGCCACAACGCCCTATCTCCCGTGGTGTGTCAGCAAGTCCTCACGGCATTCAAG GTTATAATGGGCGAAGACGGCACCAATATTGGCAAACAAAAACTTCAATCGCTACGCGACAATTCCAACTATTTCCGTATGCGCCTCGAAGAAATGGGTCTCCAAGTGCTCGGTCAGTATGATTCCCCCGTCATGCCGATTATGCTTTACAACCCCTGTAAGATTGCCGCCTTTTCCCGGGAATGCTACAAACGGGGCTTGGCCGTTGTTGTCGTGGGCTTCCCTGCCGTTCCTTTGCTGCTCTCCCGGGCTCGCTTTTGCATTTCAGCCGGACACGCGCGTGAGGATTTGGATCGCGCCTTGGCGGAGATTGACGAAATTGCTGAAGTCCTAAAATTGCGATACGCCCGTTCCTTTTGTGGCTAA
- a CDS encoding predicted protein has protein sequence CILNFSLNKLPYTAVMFFIGTVMGIGAELLDDSEDQLNESIRLWIPIDSEVLLLVFLPGLIFKDSLGQNVHLFQKSIVQLLIFAFPLVLAGTVLTALIAYYIFPYGWSFNLAMTFGSILSATDPVAVAALLEEVGAPPRLKVHIAGESLLNDGAAIVFFSIFVARYLFELGIEGVGEDVDWGRGVAMFCQKAIGGVCIGIFFGLGLLTILFLLKRRFNREENVVEVTATIAIAYIGYYVADAVWATSGVIATVTLGLMIKFLGRAMFNDAKLLEDFWTLVEHLLNTILFTLGGTVWAVIANGGKEKLFTGRDWGYLVLLYIFLTVIRAFLFASVYPLTSRIGLKGSPQETIFSIYGGLRGAVGLALAL, from the exons TGTATTCTTAACTTCAGCTTGAACAAATTACCCTACACGGCTGTCATGTTTTTTATTGGAACAGTGATGGGTATTGGAGCGGAACTTTTGGATGATTCTGAGGACCAGCTCAACGAAAGTATTCGTTTGTGGATTCCCATTGATAGCGaggtgctgctgctggtttTTCTACCTGGCCTCATTTTCAAGGATTCTCTGGGCCAGAATGTGcacctttttcaaaaatcGATTGTCCAATTGCTTATATTTGCCTTCCCATTGGTTTTGGCCGGAACTGTTTTGACGGCTCTCATTGCCTACTACATTTTCCCTTACGGCTGGTCTTTCAATCTTGCCATGACCTTTGGGAGCATCCTTTCCGCCACCGATCccgtggcggtggcggcccttttggaagaagtaGGAGCACCGCCCCGACTTAAAGTCCACATTGCTGGGGAAAGTTTGCTGAACGATGGAGCCGCGATTGTCTTTTTCTCCATCTTTGTGGCGCGATATCTTTTCGAGCTCGGGATCGAAGGTGTCGGAGAAGATGTAGATTGGGGGAGAGGTGTCGCTATGTTTTGCCAAAAAGCCATTGGCGGTGTTTGCATTGGTATATTCTTTGGTCTGGGGCTTCTCACCATTCTCTTTCTTTTGAAGCGTCGCTTCAATCGCGAAGAAAATGTTGTCGAAGTGACGGCAACTATTGCTATTGCCTACATTGGCTACTATGTTGCGGACGCTGTATGGGCCACGAGTGGTGTGATTGCCACTGTCACGCTGGGTCTGATGATCAAGTTTTTAGGTCGTGCCATGTTCAACGATGCCAAATTGCTCGAGGATTTCTGGACGTTGGTGGAACATTTACTGAACACAATTTTGTTTACACTTGGCGGAACTGTATGGG CTGTGATTGCCAATGGTGGAAAGGAGAAATTGTTCACAGGCCGTGACTGGGGCTATCTCGTTTTGCTCTACATCTTCCTCACAGTTATTCGGGCTTTCCTTTTCGCAAGTGTGTATCCACTAACAAGCCGCATCGGTTTGAAG GGTTCACCACAAGAAACCATATTTTCCATTTATGGTGGGCTTCGGGGGGCGGTCGGTTTAGCCCTCGCTCTC
- a CDS encoding predicted protein, whose translation MVPSEVQNIAPFSVPSSDTSSVPSSIPSSEPSMSGNDPERYQRWKQESLRHSTPITEKWGWIGADSFDTKKDAKRGKVHDTSWSRLAARFARRSSPIVYRMGVWSVVDWTAAPFSHGNETTSIDQRQPTPPRAELGSYGEFPSIDLPLTIMEDARARFFSSMEGEMEVHESERTSDGLDIDFSITESGRTVAHMVQQDHKTHHDDMDFSITSSGRTLDHFDAIQGENNTAHTNDFKNFHLPEGFSTQHGRHYPASTASNPTPPARSIPIPQPHQTYPPASLLQQIPSSQASSQGSSGSAFLSSMLNQGPLSHTPPVASSYEVSHFGKRARSGSVSGRLRSASDYLEEKGLLDRQTKGILKDLIIIGDEELQVALDRYEAGDPSTLERMISSGALEERLPKDLDILGDLDLDFLTVHDDGLDLTGGDSIEPLLPSAESYHQHASQSQSLSANGGSYRHRQAVGPGQAPNLVSPAYDDGIGDLDFSGEFVEQAEFGFQPQSYGSSKQASVAASPTDHPNNMMSEYERRMRSNSLFSALLDPRGGGNSSVNTATAAVASKHGSSETDRTDGGLDYGQWMDRTLANNAKATGIQIGHRRSSAPASSVRSGISASLEQADRKKQDKKDRKEQKALEKLEKKQRKEEEKEKKKQQQQQAVEEEQMEEEHVPGSGRPRALSDPNLHTSLDQHGLMNVTRPDGWVGAYSPESRKVRVDRFMEKRNHRVWTKTVKYDVRKNFADSRLRVKGRFVKKEDELLMRELMSMT comes from the exons ATGGTACCTTCTGAAGTGCAAAACATTGCCCCTTTCTCCGTTCCATCCTCGGACACTTCTTCTGTACCCTCTAGCATACCGTCGTCGGAGCCGTCGA TGTCAGGGAACGATCCAGAACGATACCAACGTTGGAAGCAAGAATCTCTACGGCATTCCACGCCAATCACGGAGAAATGGGGGTGGATCGGAGCAGA TTCATTCGACACAAAAAAAGACGCGAAGCGTGGTAAGGTCCACGACACCAGCTGGTCGCGACTCGCCGCGCGGTTCGCGCGACGATCCTCCCCTATCGTGTATCGTATGGGTGTTTGGAGTGTGGTGGATTGGACAGCTGCTCCTTTTTCCCACGGCAACGAGACGACGAGTATTGACCAGCGACAACCCACCCCGCCGCGAGCCGAACTGGGATCGTACGGGGAATTCCCCTCGATCGACCTT CCTCTTACAATCATGGAAGACGCCCGGGCTAGATTCTTTTCGTCGATGGAAGGGGAAATGGAAGTCCACGAGTCGGAACGCACCAGCGACGGTTTGGACATTGACTTTTCCATCACCGAATCTGGTCGTACCGTAGCTCATATGGTGCAGCAGGACCACAAAACGCATCACGACGATATGGACTTTTCTATTACGAGCTCGGGACGTACGCTGGATCACTTCGATGCCATCCAAGGAGAGAACAACACTGCGCACACGAACGATTTCAAAAACTTTCATCTTCCCGAAGGCTTCTCCACACAACACGGTCGTCACTATCCAGCAAGTACTGCATCGAACCCTACACCACCCGCACGCTCCATTCCTATTCCTCAACCACACCAAACGTACCCACCCGCGTCACTTTTGCAACAGATTCCGTCGTCGCAAGCCAGTTCGCAAGGAAGTTCCGGTTCGGCGTTTTTGAGTTCCATGCTCAATCAAGGCCCCTTGTCGCATACACCGCCGGTGGCGTCTAGTTACGAAGTCTCCCATTTCGGCAAGCGCGCTCGGTCTGGATCCGTTTCGGGACGCTTGCGATCCGCGTCCGATtatttggaagaaaagggACTGTTGGATCGACAAACCAAGGGAATTCTGAAGGATTTGATTATTATCGGAGACGAAGAACTCCAAGTCGCGTTGGACCGGTACGAAGCAGGAGACCCGTCCACACTGGAGCGAATGATATCGTCCGGTGCACTGGAAGAGCGATTACCGAAAGACTTGGACATCTTGGGTGATCTGGATCTGGACTTTTTGACCGTCCATGACGATGGGCTGGATTTGACCGGGGGCGACTCAATCGAACCCCTGTTGCCCAGCGCCGAATCCTATCATCAACATGCGTCGCAATCCCAGTCCCTATCAGCGAACGGGGGAAGTTACCGACATCGTCAAGCTGTTGGGCCTGGCCAAGCACCGAATCTTGTATCACCAGCGTACGATGATGGTATTGGAGATTTGGATTTTAGCGGGGAGTTCGTGGAACAGGCTGAATTTGGCTTCCAACCACAATCCTACGGGTCGTCCAAGCAAGCGTCCGTTGCGGCGTCACCGACGGACCATCCCAATAACATGATGTCGGAATACGAACGCCGTATGCGATCTAATTCCCTATTTTCGGCTTTATTGGACCCACGCGGCGGTGGCAACAGCAGCGTCAACACTGCGACTGCGGCGGTCGCTTCGAAACACGGCAGTAGCGAAACAGACCGTACCGACGGTGGCCTCGATTACGGCCAGTGGATGGACCGAACATTGGCGAACAACGCGAAAGCCACCGGCATTCAAATTGGGCATCGAAGGTCTTCGGCTCCCGCTTCTTCGGTGCGCAGCGGCATTTCGGCCAGCTTGGAGCAGGCGGATCGAAAGAAGCAAGATAAAAAGGACCGCAAAGAGCAAAAGGCTCTGGAAAAACTCgaaaagaagcaacgaaaagaagaagaaaaggagaagaagaagcaacagcaacaacaagccgTCGAAGAGGAACAGATGGAAGAGGAGCACGTTCCCGGTTCGGGTCGTCCCCGGGCACTCAGCGATCCTAACCTCCATACGTCGCTGGATCAGCATGGCTTGATGAATGTAACGCGCCCAGATGGCTGGGTTGGTGCATACTCGCCGGAAAGCCGAAAAGTACGCGTCGACCGATTTATGGAAAAACGAAATCACCGGGTTTGGACCAAAACTGTAAAATATGACGTTCGAAAAAACTTTGCCGACAGCCGACTTCGTGTTAAAGGTCGCTTTGTCAAGAAGGAAGATGAGCTGCTCATGAGGGAATTAATGAGCATGACCTAG
- a CDS encoding predicted protein: MRASTGLSESAQSALIMASSTEGKNEDLQSSEATYPTETGSISEEENSGWFGGIGADFRTIACTLKETAGGVASFVHRSAVAVATEIAELEKDGEGNDLCEHHGDRVLPLPWEIISDTSSTEEDLELKEAIFTLSISEGTFRHPFSTKDLEEVGREVKFVLDEPRIHLIRRLLEFDDNLATMHARLSGRSDVREIIFWRNYFHHCEETRGTHLAQYGDLLSVQSQNSLVGADNDSQQGDDSSYYCVPTPPRSMNSTGFRSVDSMVFIDDTDT, encoded by the coding sequence ATGAGAGCTTCGACGGGGCTTTCGGAAAGCGCTCAGAGTGCCTTGATCATGGCCAGTAGCACGGAAGGAAAAAATGAGGACTTGCAGAGCAGCGAAGCCACATATCCGACAGAAACTGGTTCCATCtcagaagaagaaaactCGGGTTGGTTTGGTGGCATCGGTGCTGACTTTCGAACGATTGCCTGCACTTTGAAGGAGACTGCGGGTGGCGTAGCTAGTTTTGTGCATCGTTCCGCGGTCGCTGTAGCCACAGAAATCGCCGAATTGGAGAAGGATGGCGAAGGCAACGATCTCTGTGAGCATCACGGAGACCGTGTTTTGCCGTTGCCGTGGGAAATTATAAGCGACACGAGTTCTACggaagaagatttggagTTGAAGGAAGCTATATTTACTCTTAGCATCTCGGAAGGAACTTTTCGTCACCCATTTTCTACAaaggacttggaagaagttGGCCGTGAAGTTAAGTTTGTTCTGGACGAGCCACGCATACATTTGATCCGTCGACTTTTGGAATTTGATGATAATCTAGCAACAATGCATGCCAGGCTGTCGGGTAGAAGTGATGTACGCGAAATAATCTTCTGGCGGAACTATTTCCACCACTGTGAAGAAACTCGCGGAACCCATCTCGCGCAATACGGTGACTTACTATCCGTCCAATCCCAAAATTCGCTCGTCGGTGCCGATAACGACTCACAGCAAGGCGATGATTCTTCGTATTATTGCGTTCCAACACCACCAAGAAGTATGAACTCTACCGGATTTCGGAGTGTAGATTCTATGGTTTTTATAGATGACACCGATACGTAA
- a CDS encoding predicted protein codes for RDIFSATLGSICCCYVGQPFDTVKVRMQTNPTVYSGVISSVTNILKNEGVAAFWKGAVPTAMGMALENAMAFGVNEALKRSFPDDLSLDNNAMPSLTKPFAMGAMTGCCSALVLLPSEIVKAKLQVVVGKNVSSGEIIKQIVSKQGVRGIFAGLDAQLARDASFYAIFFGGYEVSCYLFRTHVPSMPDELNYFISGGLAGMFGWTIAMPFDVPKTNVQARYDTKVVGSYAPELIRIAQERGVVGLYSGLGPTLVRAFPANAALF; via the exons AGAGATATTTTCTCGGCAACACTCGGCagcatttgctgttgctaTGTCGGCCAACCCTTCGATACAGTAAAG GTTCGCATGCAAACGAACCCCACTGTGTACAGCGGCGTCATTTCTTCCGTCACTAACATTTTAAAAAATGAG GGCGTTGCGGCATTCTGGAAAGGCGCCGTCCCGACAGCCATGGGAATGGCTTTGGAAAACGCCATGGCTTTTGGCGTCAATGAGGCTCTGAAGCGATCGTTCCCGGACGATCTTTCTCTCGACAATAACGCAATGCCTAGTTTGACCAAACCGTTTGCCATGGGAGCCATGACTGGCTGTTGCTCCGCCCTCGTATTGCTACCGAGTGAAATTGTCAAGGCCAAACTgcaagtcgtcgtcggcaagaATGTTTCGTCGGGCGAAATTATTAAACAGATAGTGTCGAAACAGGGTGTACGCGGCATTTTTGCCGGACTCGACGCACAACTTGCCCGGGACGCCAGTTTTTACGCCATTTTCTTTGGTGGATACGAAGTCAGTTGTTACCTGTTTCGTACCCACGTACCATCCATGCCGGATGAACTGAACTATTTTATTAGTGGAGGTCTCGCAGGGATGTTTGGTTGGACCATTGCGATGCCCTTTGATGTTCCCAAAACCAACGTACAGGCTCGCTACGATACCAAAGTGGTAGGCTCGTACGCTCCCGAATTGATCAGGATTGCCCAGGAACGCGGGGTAGTGGGATTGTATTCCGGTTTGGGACCAACCCTGGTGCGAGCTTTTCCGGCGAACGCGGCACTGTTC
- a CDS encoding predicted protein, whose protein sequence is MSEFSDSDSDSSDIEHMFRKARNNPRTKPASLDDQGEGESSDDAGVEIHSHRKKSKPTVEEKLASLNRERSEQDQRRHLSNRTLGSDDEDDADDGDEKVDHVNLPQRNDINGKTSNIEIIEVLDETDEQQQTSTAHAHKDVTILLDDSSDEDESNPIVLTKSVEDLERQGVKDQAALAALQQAQEALSSIRKAQHESQVEESFLDHSVTHQIGLDHHKRIMHRLSQKGQPQQSQEGIDLAMLYNLQQEFFASSTKTRPTTQKRTNTGGTLRLKIRATYSRQGIAERTEDTILEKVNEQDTFHTVAKQFLHQVGLHPSITTVFFRLNGKAVQSTRTPAAYGLSNLLFVVLEASVLLSTFVTPPASATPKANVGPMLRLILRCAAHEGSKGDSHIFERTVFGTAGPVKHELDYPPVL, encoded by the exons ATGAGTGAGTTCTCGGATTCAGATTCGGATTCGTCGGATATTGAACATATGTTTCGAAAGGCAAGGAACAATCCGCGTACGAAACCAGCTTCCCTGGATGATCAGGGCGAGGGAGAATCCAGTGATGATGCTGGTGTAGAAATTCACTCGCATCGGAAAAAATCCAAACCGACTGTTGAAGAAAAGTTGGCGAGTTTAAATCGAGAGCGTTCCGAGCAGGACCAGCGTCGTCACCTTTCGAACCGTACCCTGGGCAGcgatgatgaggatgatGCCGACGATGGAGATGAGAAAGTGGATCATGTTAACCTACCACAACGAAACGACATCAACGGTAAAACGAGTAACATTGAAATCATCGAGGTGTTGGACGAAACTGacgagcaacaacaaaccTCAACTGCTCATGCACACAAGGATGTCACGATTCTGTTGGACGATTCttcggacgaagatgaaTCTAATCCTATTGTACTGACTAAGTCGGTGGAAGATCTCGAACGTCAGGGCGTTAAGGACCAGGCTGCTCTAGCCGCTCTCCAACAGGCTCAAGAGGCCTTGAGCAGTATCCGAAAAGCTCAGCACGAGAGTCAAGTAGAAGAGAGTTTCTTGGATCACTCCGTTACGCATCAAATTGGTTTGGATCATCATAAACGAATTATGCATCGTCTGTCGCAGAAGGGCCAGCCACAGCAATCTCAAGAAGGAATTGATTTAGCCATGCTCTACAACCTCCAACAGGAATTCTTTGCATCGTCCACAAAAACACGCCCCACCACTCAAAAACGCACGAATACAGGTGGTACGCTACGCCTGAAGATTCGGGCTACCTATTCCCGGCAAGGTATAGCCGAACGCACTGAGGATACAATTTTAGAAAAGGTGAACGAACAGGATACATTTCATACAGTTGCGAAACAATTTCTGCATCAAGTTGGTCTCCATCCCAGCATCACGACGGTCTTTTTCCGACTCAATGGGAAGGCGGTTCAATCCACCAGGACGCCGGCGGCCTATGGATTATCTAATCTCCTGTTTGTCGTACTGGAAGCATCCGTGTTGCTGTCTACTTTTGTTACGCCACCTGCAAGTGCTACACCGAAAGCGAACGTTGGGCCTATGCTGCGTTTGATCTTACGATGTGCGGCTCATGAAGGGAGTAAAGGGGACTCCCATAT TTTTGAAAGAACGGTATTTGGAACGGCTGGGCCTGTCAAGCACGAACTCGACTATCCGCCTGTGCTTTGA
- a CDS encoding predicted protein: RLVVKLFWDVAPIACENFATLCANGSSRPVPLGDSGKPLTYRGSIIHRIVPGFIAQGGDFVMGNGSGGESIYNKKFKDEKAGLNLKHNRRGVLSMGNAGKNSNSSQFFFTFAPASICDGKHVVFGRIVSGWPVLDALEKIDTSTDGCPDIQVLVTDCG, from the exons CGCCTTGTCGTCAAACTGTTTTGGGATGTCGCTCCCATTGCTTGCGAAAACTTTGCTACGCTATGTGCAAACGGATCC TCGCGACCAGTCCCTTTAGGGGATTCTGGCAAGCCCCTCACATACCGAGGTTCCATAATACACCGCATCGTACCAGGCTTCATTGCACAAGGTGGCGACTTTGTGATGGGTAATGGAAGTGGCGGCGAATCTATCTACAATAAAAAGTTCAAGGACGAAAAGGCGGGTTTGAATTTAAAACACAACCGTCGTGGTGTCTTGTCTATGGGCAATGCAGGGAAAAACTCCAATTCGAGCCAATTCTTTTTCACCTTTGCGCCTGCATCTATCTGTGATGGAAAGCACGTTGTATTTGGGAGGATTGTAAGTGGTTGGCCGGTGTTGGATGCATTGGAGAAAATTGATACATCTACTGATGGCTGTCCTGATATTCAGGTCCTCGTCACCGATTGCGGT